A window of the Synchiropus splendidus isolate RoL2022-P1 chromosome 6, RoL_Sspl_1.0, whole genome shotgun sequence genome harbors these coding sequences:
- the srsf3a gene encoding serine/arginine-rich splicing factor 3a yields the protein MGDPSFNKDCPLDCKVYVGNLGSYGNKTELERAFGYYGPLRSVWVARNPPGFAFIEFEDPRDATDAVRELDGRTMCGCRVRVELSTGERRSRSRGPPPSWGRRPRSVGRRSPPVRRRSPRKRSMSRSRSRSRSRSRSRSRSVSRDRRRYRSVSKDNGRKRSRSFSRSRSRSHSNEKK from the exons ATGGGAG ATCCATCGTTCAATAAAGACTGTCCCCTGGACTGCAAAGTCTATGTAGGCAATTTGGGCAGCTATGGGAACAAGACTGAACTGGAGAGGGCTTTTGGCTACTATGGTCCACTGAGAAGCGTTTGGGTGGCCAGGAACCCCCCAGGTTTTGCCTTCATAGAGTTCGAGGATCCGAGAGATGCAACTGATGCTGTGAGAGAACTGGATGGAAG aaCAATGTGTGGCTGCCGAGTCCGTGTCGAGCTGTCAACTGGTGAAAGACGCTCTCGAAGTCGTGGCCCCCCTCCGTCCTGGGGCAGACGTCCACGCAGTGTTGGCAGGCGCAGCCCACCTGTTCGCAGACG GTCCCCGAGAAAGAGGAGCATGAGTCGCAGCCGGAGTCGTAGCCGCAGCCGTAGCCGCAGTCGCAGCAG GTCAGTGTCAAGGGACAGGCGCAGGTATCGCTCCGTCTCCAAGGACAACGGTCGGAAGCGTTCAAGGTCGTTCTCACGATCAaggag TCGCTCCCATTCAAATGAGAAGAAATGA